From Sphingomonas bisphenolicum, one genomic window encodes:
- a CDS encoding LytR/AlgR family response regulator transcription factor encodes MTIRTILVDDESLAIQGLQLRLQAHEDVDIIETCTNGREAIRAIKTHKPDLVFLDIQMPGFDGFSVVQGLMEVEPPLVIFCTAYSDHAIRAFEAQAVDYLMKPVDEGRLADALDRVRQRLTEKRQVQEIEKLREVLAEVAPQAMTDFAADDDAPASNRFEKLINIKDRGQIFRVDVDSIERIDAAGDYMCIYTADNSLILRETMKDLEKRLDPRNFQRVHRSTIVNLSQVRQVKPHTNGECFLVLESGAQVKVSRSYRDVVARFVH; translated from the coding sequence ATGACCATCAGAACAATCCTCGTCGATGACGAAAGCCTGGCCATTCAAGGGCTTCAGCTACGTCTGCAAGCGCATGAGGATGTCGACATTATCGAAACCTGCACCAACGGCCGCGAAGCTATTCGCGCGATCAAGACGCATAAACCTGACCTTGTGTTCCTTGATATCCAGATGCCCGGTTTCGACGGCTTTTCCGTCGTCCAGGGTTTGATGGAAGTCGAACCGCCGCTGGTCATCTTCTGCACGGCCTATAGCGACCATGCGATCCGCGCATTCGAGGCGCAGGCGGTCGATTATCTGATGAAGCCGGTGGACGAAGGCCGTCTGGCCGATGCGCTCGACCGGGTGCGCCAGCGGCTCACCGAAAAGCGGCAGGTGCAGGAGATCGAGAAGCTGCGCGAAGTGCTGGCCGAGGTTGCGCCCCAGGCGATGACCGATTTCGCCGCCGACGACGACGCACCCGCGTCCAACCGATTCGAAAAGCTCATCAACATCAAGGATCGCGGCCAGATTTTCCGGGTGGACGTCGATTCGATCGAGCGGATCGATGCGGCGGGCGACTATATGTGCATCTATACCGCCGATAACTCGCTGATCCTCCGCGAGACGATGAAGGATCTGGAAAAGCGGCTCGATCCGCGCAATTTCCAACGGGTGCATCGTTCGACCATAGTGAATTTGTCGCAGGTGCGGCAGGTGAAGCCGCACACCAACGGCGAATGTTTCCTGGTGCTGGAAAGCGGCGCGCAGGTGAAGGTCAGCCGCTCCTATCGCGACGTGGTGGCGCGCTTCGTGCATTGA
- a CDS encoding GtrA family protein, translated as MKYLSRLYAEHGALFWQIVRYGVTGLFVTACQAAIYWTLAALAGFHPQAANFIGYLAAVAIGYVSHSLFTFRGHGGEANHAARGVKFVTVSLISYALNALWVFLCVTYMSWPEWSPIPAMIFVTPAVMFGLNRQWVFK; from the coding sequence ATGAAATATCTGTCACGACTTTATGCAGAGCATGGCGCCCTGTTCTGGCAGATCGTCCGCTACGGCGTGACCGGCCTGTTCGTCACCGCCTGCCAGGCCGCGATCTACTGGACCCTGGCAGCGCTGGCCGGCTTCCATCCGCAGGCCGCCAATTTCATCGGCTATCTCGCCGCCGTCGCCATCGGCTATGTCAGCCACAGCCTCTTCACCTTCCGCGGCCATGGCGGCGAAGCGAACCACGCGGCGCGCGGCGTGAAGTTCGTGACGGTGTCGCTCATCAGCTATGCGCTGAACGCGCTATGGGTCTTCCTGTGCGTCACTTACATGAGCTGGCCCGAATGGTCGCCCATACCGGCGATGATCTTCGTGACGCCTGCGGTGATGTTCGGGCTGAACCGGCAGTGGGTGTTCAAATAA
- a CDS encoding nucleoside deaminase, whose amino-acid sequence MAPPFPLPAPMRRALDLARLAQAAGEVPIGAVVTKDGAIIGEGQNRNRRDNDPTAHAEIVAMRAAATHLNDFRLTGCDLWVTLEPCPMCAGAISHARIARLYYAVGDPKGGAIEQGPRLFTQPQCLHRPDVYGGLAEAEASALLRDFFAARR is encoded by the coding sequence ATGGCCCCGCCCTTCCCGCTTCCCGCCCCGATGCGCCGCGCGCTCGACCTCGCCAGGCTGGCGCAGGCGGCGGGCGAAGTGCCCATCGGCGCAGTCGTGACGAAGGATGGCGCGATCATCGGCGAGGGCCAGAACCGCAACCGCCGCGACAATGATCCCACCGCCCATGCCGAAATCGTCGCCATGCGCGCGGCGGCGACCCATCTGAACGACTTCCGCCTGACCGGCTGCGACCTGTGGGTCACGCTGGAGCCTTGCCCGATGTGCGCGGGCGCCATTTCGCACGCCCGCATCGCGCGGCTCTATTATGCGGTCGGTGATCCCAAGGGCGGCGCGATCGAGCAAGGGCCGCGCCTCTTCACCCAGCCGCAATGCCTGCATCGGCCGGACGTCTATGGCGGCCTGGCCGAAGCCGAAGCCTCAGCGCTGCTGCGGGACTTTTTTGCCGCCCGGCGCTGA
- the rpmB gene encoding 50S ribosomal protein L28, which yields MSRICELTGKGRQVGHNVSHANNKTKRVFLPNLQNVSLISETLETSVKLRVSTHGLRSVEHNGGLDNWLVKTSDDKLSLKARRLKRDIVKKKAAVAA from the coding sequence ATGTCGCGCATTTGCGAGCTGACCGGCAAGGGTCGCCAGGTGGGTCACAATGTTTCCCACGCCAATAACAAGACCAAGCGCGTGTTCCTGCCGAACCTGCAGAACGTGTCGCTGATCTCCGAAACCCTGGAAACCAGCGTCAAGCTGCGCGTGTCGACCCATGGTCTGCGTTCGGTCGAACATAATGGCGGCCTGGACAACTGGCTGGTCAAAACCAGCGACGACAAGCTGTCGCTGAAGGCCCGTCGCCTGAAGCGCGACATCGTCAAGAAGAAGGCTGCCGTCGCAGCCTGA
- a CDS encoding esterase-like activity of phytase family protein, which yields MQRILIVLALAVLLLPAPHMGKPERVTAGALLVTARALPLSSIDPTLDHVGALAYLGGWELKSANPGFGGLSSLLVSPAGDMLGLSDSGILMGFHIGPGEGEGHPFIAPLPIRAQDRHRPWWAWDSESMTRDPVSGRYWVGFELQQAICRYAPGFARVEACRTWPEILAWPKTGSVESLARLPDGRFLAIGEIGMTPDGRHDSLLFAGDPAERDTPAPIHLRYTPPRGYRPTDAVALDARHLLVLNRRLTMEQLFTATIAIVDLPEKLAPGMDLKARTLARLAPPLLADNFEGIAVSQEGGRPIIWIVSDDNHEFFQRTLLLKFGMD from the coding sequence ATGCAGCGAATCCTGATCGTCCTTGCCCTTGCCGTCCTGCTGCTGCCGGCCCCGCACATGGGCAAACCGGAAAGAGTGACAGCCGGGGCGCTGCTGGTGACGGCGCGCGCCTTGCCACTCAGCAGCATCGATCCGACGCTCGATCATGTGGGCGCGCTCGCCTATCTCGGCGGCTGGGAGCTGAAAAGCGCCAATCCCGGCTTCGGCGGCCTGTCCTCCCTGCTGGTGTCACCGGCCGGCGATATGCTGGGCCTCAGCGACTCCGGCATATTGATGGGTTTCCACATCGGCCCCGGCGAAGGCGAAGGCCACCCCTTCATCGCCCCCTTGCCGATCCGTGCGCAGGATCGTCATCGCCCCTGGTGGGCCTGGGATTCGGAATCGATGACCCGTGATCCGGTCAGCGGCCGCTATTGGGTGGGCTTCGAACTGCAACAGGCGATCTGCCGCTATGCCCCCGGCTTCGCGCGGGTGGAGGCGTGCCGGACCTGGCCCGAAATCCTTGCCTGGCCCAAGACCGGGTCGGTCGAATCGCTCGCCCGCCTGCCCGACGGCCGCTTCCTGGCGATCGGCGAGATAGGGATGACGCCCGACGGACGGCACGACAGCCTGTTATTCGCCGGCGACCCCGCGGAAAGGGACACCCCCGCCCCCATCCACTTGCGCTACACCCCGCCGCGCGGTTATCGCCCGACTGATGCGGTCGCGCTGGACGCCCGCCACCTGCTGGTACTCAACCGCCGCCTGACGATGGAACAGCTTTTCACCGCCACCATCGCGATCGTGGACCTGCCTGAAAAGCTGGCGCCGGGCATGGACCTCAAGGCGCGCACCCTCGCCCGGCTGGCCCCGCCGCTGCTGGCCGATAATTTCGAAGGGATTGCCGTCAGCCAGGAAGGCGGCCGCCCGATCATCTGGATCGTCTCCGACGACAATCACGAATTTTTCCAGCGCACCCTGCTGCTGAAATTCGGGATGGATTAA
- a CDS encoding glycine zipper 2TM domain-containing protein translates to MKMQFLVNMGAALAMGAASLAAVTATPAMARDHYYSRGYDRGDYYRGGYDRGYRGYDRGDRYYRGYNRGYRGDGYYRNSYRGGYRGGYRCRDNGTGGTIIGAIAGGLLGNEVGKGSGRYGRRGDGTTGAIIGAGVGALAGRAIDRNC, encoded by the coding sequence ATGAAGATGCAATTTCTTGTGAATATGGGAGCCGCTCTGGCGATGGGCGCTGCCTCCCTCGCGGCCGTGACGGCCACCCCGGCGATGGCGCGCGATCATTATTATTCGCGCGGCTATGATCGTGGCGATTATTATCGCGGCGGGTATGACCGCGGCTATCGCGGTTACGACCGTGGCGACCGCTATTATCGCGGATATAATCGCGGCTATCGCGGCGACGGCTATTATCGCAACAGCTATCGCGGTGGTTATCGCGGCGGCTATCGCTGCCGGGACAATGGCACGGGCGGCACCATCATCGGTGCGATCGCCGGTGGCCTGCTCGGTAACGAAGTCGGCAAGGGTTCGGGCCGCTACGGCCGTCGCGGCGACGGCACCACGGGCGCCATCATCGGGGCGGGCGTGGGTGCGCTGGCCGGCCGGGCGATCGATCGCAACTGCTAA
- a CDS encoding circumsporozoite protein → MTKSIALSLVLAASLGLAACSGGAENAANNAANSAENASNAADNAMNAALNAADNAANAASNATNNVANAM, encoded by the coding sequence ATGACCAAGTCGATTGCTCTTTCGCTCGTTCTCGCCGCTTCGCTCGGCCTGGCTGCTTGCTCGGGCGGTGCCGAAAACGCCGCCAACAACGCCGCCAACTCGGCCGAGAACGCGTCGAACGCTGCCGACAACGCCATGAACGCCGCGCTGAACGCTGCCGACAACGCCGCGAACGCTGCGTCGAACGCGACCAACAACGTCGCGAACGCGATGTAA
- a CDS encoding ArsR/SmtB family transcription factor: protein MHAALDIFRALGDPTRLRIVHLLRAMELAVGEIAQVVRQSQPRVSRHVRILAEAGLVERRKEGNWVFLRLGKATSVVPFLALFDRLDPSEGEILWQAADLARLAAVRADRAQAAESYFAEHAEEWDAIRSLHVAEAEVEAAMTALLGREPIGHLLDIGTGTGRMIALFGEAAQQVTALDRSPDMLRLARAKLPQDAGDKYALLLGDFSALPLDSGSADTVVLHQVLHYAQAPELVIAEAARVTAQNGRVLIADFAAHEREELRLRDQHARLGFSDEQIESWFAQAGLALERVETLPGQELTVQLWLGRRASAQVLPIEERISA, encoded by the coding sequence ATGCACGCGGCACTCGATATTTTCCGGGCACTTGGCGACCCGACGCGCTTGCGCATCGTCCATCTGCTGCGGGCGATGGAGCTGGCGGTGGGCGAGATTGCGCAGGTCGTGAGGCAGAGCCAGCCGCGCGTGTCCCGCCATGTGCGCATCCTGGCGGAAGCGGGGCTGGTGGAGCGGCGCAAGGAAGGCAATTGGGTGTTTTTGCGGCTGGGCAAGGCTACGTCGGTGGTCCCGTTCCTGGCCCTGTTCGATCGGCTCGACCCGTCGGAGGGCGAGATATTGTGGCAGGCGGCGGACCTGGCGCGGCTGGCCGCGGTGCGGGCCGACCGGGCGCAGGCGGCGGAAAGCTATTTTGCCGAACATGCGGAGGAATGGGACGCGATCCGATCGCTGCATGTCGCCGAAGCCGAAGTGGAGGCGGCGATGACCGCGCTGCTGGGCCGCGAACCGATCGGTCATCTGCTCGATATCGGCACCGGCACCGGGCGGATGATCGCATTGTTCGGCGAGGCTGCGCAGCAGGTGACCGCGCTCGATCGCAGCCCGGACATGCTGCGACTGGCCCGTGCCAAACTGCCGCAGGATGCGGGCGATAAATATGCGCTGCTGCTGGGCGATTTTTCCGCCCTGCCGCTGGATTCGGGCAGCGCCGACACGGTGGTGCTGCATCAGGTGCTCCATTATGCGCAGGCGCCCGAACTGGTGATCGCCGAAGCCGCGCGCGTGACGGCGCAGAATGGCCGGGTGCTGATCGCCGATTTCGCGGCGCATGAACGGGAAGAGCTGCGGCTGCGCGACCAGCATGCGCGGCTGGGCTTTTCCGACGAACAGATCGAAAGCTGGTTCGCGCAGGCGGGTCTGGCGCTGGAGCGGGTGGAGACATTGCCCGGCCAGGAATTGACGGTGCAATTGTGGCTGGGACGGCGCGCAAGCGCGCAGGTGCTGCCCATCGAAGAACGGATTTCCGCATGA
- the metF gene encoding methylenetetrahydrofolate reductase, whose amino-acid sequence MTLNDPVAPLYADLAGDARVSFEFFPPKTEKMEAQLWSAIETLAPLGPKFVSVTYGAGGSTRERTHNTVARIAKETPLAAAAHLTCVAASKDEIGEIADAYWEAGVRHIVALRGDPPEVGGAFEPHPDGYKGAAELVEGLMKRHPFEISVSAYPEVHPEAASAQSDLDNLKRKLDAGATRAITQFFFSPEAYFRFLDKTAAAGITADIVPGIMPVSNFAATQRMAAMCNTQVPNWMARLFEGLDDHPASRQLVSATIAAELCRSLYTGGVRDFHFYTLNRAELSFAICHLLGLRAKLIVGEMA is encoded by the coding sequence ATGACCCTGAATGATCCCGTGGCACCGCTCTATGCCGATCTGGCCGGCGACGCGCGCGTCAGCTTCGAATTCTTCCCGCCCAAGACGGAGAAGATGGAAGCGCAGCTCTGGTCCGCGATCGAGACATTGGCGCCGCTGGGGCCGAAATTCGTGTCCGTCACCTATGGCGCGGGCGGCTCCACCCGCGAGCGCACCCATAATACGGTCGCCCGCATCGCCAAGGAAACACCGCTGGCCGCCGCCGCGCATTTGACCTGCGTAGCGGCGAGCAAGGATGAAATTGGCGAGATCGCCGACGCCTATTGGGAGGCGGGCGTGCGCCATATCGTCGCGTTGCGCGGCGATCCGCCGGAAGTCGGTGGCGCGTTCGAGCCGCATCCGGACGGGTATAAGGGCGCGGCCGAGCTGGTCGAAGGGCTGATGAAGCGGCATCCGTTCGAGATTTCCGTGTCGGCCTATCCCGAGGTGCACCCCGAAGCCGCGAGCGCGCAGAGCGATCTCGACAATCTCAAGCGCAAGCTGGACGCCGGGGCGACCCGCGCGATCACGCAATTCTTCTTCTCGCCCGAGGCCTATTTCCGTTTCCTCGACAAGACGGCGGCGGCGGGCATCACGGCCGACATCGTGCCGGGCATCATGCCGGTCAGCAATTTCGCCGCGACCCAGCGCATGGCCGCCATGTGCAACACGCAAGTGCCCAACTGGATGGCGCGGCTCTTCGAAGGGCTGGACGATCATCCGGCCTCGCGCCAACTGGTGTCGGCGACGATCGCGGCGGAACTGTGCCGCAGCCTTTACACCGGCGGCGTGCGCGACTTTCATTTCTATACGCTCAACCGGGCGGAGCTCAGCTTTGCGATCTGCCATCTGCTTGGGCTCAGGGCCAAGCTGATCGTGGGAGAGATGGCGTGA
- a CDS encoding homocysteine S-methyltransferase family protein, which yields MTAEAQLRALAADKILIFDGGYGTSIQKHGLTEADYRGDLDLAKDQKGNNDLLCLTRPDIVEGIHAAYLAAGADMIETNTFSSTKIAMADYGCEHLVWDINIAAAKLARSACEKATAADGKPRFVCGSIGPTNKTLSISPDVNDPAYREVDYDTLKADYREQCEALIAGGVDFLLVETCFDTLNAKAAGMAAREAEEAAGRSVPLMLSFTITDMSGRNLSGHTINAFWYSLRHLKPLTIGVNCAFGADLLRPYLSELSKNADTLILAYPNAGLPNELGQYDELPETTARLIRDWVDEGLVNMVGGCCGTTPAHIGAVAKALEGHKPRLVPELEVVTRLAGLEPMHIAA from the coding sequence ATGACAGCCGAAGCCCAATTGCGCGCCCTGGCGGCGGACAAGATCCTGATCTTCGACGGCGGCTATGGCACATCGATCCAGAAACATGGGCTGACCGAGGCCGATTATCGCGGCGACCTCGACCTGGCGAAGGACCAGAAGGGCAATAACGACCTGCTGTGCCTGACCCGGCCGGACATCGTGGAGGGCATCCATGCCGCCTATCTGGCGGCCGGCGCGGACATGATCGAGACGAATACCTTCAGCTCGACCAAGATCGCCATGGCCGATTATGGCTGCGAACATCTGGTGTGGGACATCAATATCGCGGCGGCCAAGCTGGCCCGCAGCGCGTGCGAGAAGGCGACGGCGGCGGACGGCAAGCCGCGCTTCGTGTGCGGTTCGATCGGCCCGACGAACAAGACGCTGTCGATCTCGCCGGACGTCAACGATCCCGCCTATCGCGAAGTCGATTACGACACGCTCAAGGCCGATTATCGCGAACAATGCGAGGCGCTGATCGCGGGGGGCGTGGATTTCCTGCTGGTCGAAACCTGCTTCGATACGCTGAACGCCAAGGCGGCGGGCATGGCTGCGCGTGAGGCGGAGGAAGCGGCGGGCCGATCGGTGCCGCTGATGCTCAGCTTCACCATCACCGATATGTCGGGCCGCAACCTGTCGGGCCATACGATCAACGCCTTCTGGTATTCGCTGCGGCATCTCAAGCCGCTGACCATCGGTGTGAATTGCGCGTTCGGGGCGGATTTGCTGCGGCCCTATCTCAGCGAATTGTCGAAGAACGCTGACACGCTGATCCTGGCCTATCCCAATGCAGGGCTGCCCAACGAACTGGGGCAGTATGACGAACTGCCCGAAACCACCGCGCGGCTGATCCGCGACTGGGTGGATGAGGGGCTGGTCAACATGGTCGGTGGCTGCTGTGGCACGACGCCCGCGCATATCGGCGCGGTGGCGAAGGCGCTGGAGGGGCACAAGCCGCGCTTGGTGCCGGAACTGGAGGTCGTGACGCGGCTTGCGGGGCTGGAGCCGATGCATATCGCCGCCTGA